The sequence GGGGTGGCAGGGAGCTGCTTGCCATGAAATAATCGCCCATCTGCCGGTGTGAGTGTAGGGGAGGTAGTTCGTGCCTCGGAGAGACGGAACTTCTTTGTGCAGGCGAAGCTGTGCCATGGGGAGAGGCTGTCTCTGAATAAACGCCATCTGGACGAACAACCTTTCCCTGGCGCAAATTGGCTTCCGTTTCGGCGGCAGCTTCTTCTATTGTACCAGTGTGGTGATTTTGATGTCGAGTCAAAGTTGTGCGGCGTGTAAAAGTTTTCTGACAGTTGGCATATGGACATTTGTATGGACGTTTCCCAGAATGTATTCTCCTGTGCCTAGCCAACGAGCTAGAATCGCTAAATGGCTAGATTGGGAGTTAGTAGACTGTGATTTGGAGTTTTCAGCTCGGAAGTTATTACCTTGCCACAGCGGTCGCACATATGGGGCTTCTCTCCTGTATGTACACGAGTGTGTACTGTTAATGCCGAACGCTGGATGAATTGCTTTCCACAACCCGGCCAATCGCACACGTGAGGCCGAATGCCACTGTGAATCCGTTCTAATCATAGGAGTCAGTTACTAAAATCGGTTGCTGAACGGGGCGGAGCGCGATACTTACCATGCCTTGCTAAATCGCTACGTCGTGCGAAACCTTTGCTGCATGTTTGACAGTGGAATGACTTCGGAGCAGGCTCTCCGGTTCCTCTTCCAGGGCCGCTGTTGCTGGTGGGCATGTTTCGAAACATATTTTCGTGGCCATTCTGTGCGTAATCACCCCGCATCATGGAGGCGTGGTGATTTGTGTGTAGCGGTGAATGATACTGGGAAATTGTCGGCAGCTGGATGGGCTGGTGAGCCGGATGATAAGGCTCAGAATGGCGGCCAGGTTGCTGCGCATCATGTTCTGAGCCCAGCTCTGACGGCGATCGCGATTTGATCTGAGCGGTCTGGGCTAGTTGGTGTTGTAACTGGGCCTCAGCAGCTGCAGCAACGGCTGACCGATTTTTGTTCAAGATCGTAGTAATATCCATAGCCACAACTTAAACCGCGTGCACGGATTGATTTCAAGTTGGATACGGTGTCTAGCTCACTAGGGATAATATGAAATCTTGGAATAGCTctcaaagatcaagaaatgTTACAATGAAAACAGACTTCCACCGAGCGGTCGAGCAGGCGCATATAAAGTAACTGTCTCTCTAGGCGAGTGAGAGTTAGCGGCAGGGTAGGAACATGTTTCAAGCAAGACTAGGAATAAGCAAGTTGGGCTTAGAGATCGGCATGACAGCACAAAACCGGAAACTGAAATCCCATGTTCAAAATAAAATGTGATAACCGCAGAGGAAACGCATAGGATATCCAGCATGCTAGTCTTTGAGGTGCATGGGAACTAAGACGCAACAAAGCACTTGGGAAGGGGATCAGCAATCAAGATTTCAGTGTCACTCACGTGGCAGCGCAAAGATCAGTCTGAAGAATGAAACCAGCTGCTCGATATCCAGTCGGTCAATGGGACAGTGTTCGGAAGGCTGCGTTGCGCGGGGTACAGAGGTTGTCAGATCGCATCTAAAACCGCCTTGTTGATAAGATAGAAATGTGGGCAAGCGATATCCTGAAGAAGGCGACAGCAGGTGGCAAGACGGATACACGACAGTGGAAAGGAAGGATGCCAGGTGGAATGAGGCGCCTTTGCGAATGCAGAGACACGTTCAAGCCAAGTAGCGGTTTTCGGAACGCGAGAAACCGTGGGATTCTCGACAACGGCTAGCTGCAGCTGGAACCCGGTCGTTGTGCCGTCGTAAATTCGAAGCAGGAATTGTCCCGAGGCAGTGGAGGGAACGCGTACAATCCTTGATCGATTTTGCAGCAGATATACGCGGAACGGTCCTGAGATACCTGCGCGAtgacaaaaaagaaactgtCGCAAAGGTGTGACAGCGTCCTACACCAGCCAACTGACACAGCAGCTAACGACTTATTCACCCAAGCCCATTAGCCTCCCAAGCGGATTGTTTGCGGTATAGAGCAGGGTTTGTCAGGGACCTGTTCCCTCGGGTTTGGATGCAAGGCCAGGGACGGACTTCCGTTTTTGGTGCAGCACAGCTCTCAAGAAGGCAAACAGCGCGGAATGAAGGCGATTCCTCGAGCTAAAGGGCAATTCTGTGTACATAATCTCTAATGTCAGCAAGCTCTCCCGGTGGCAAGAAGGGTTCCACGCAGGTTTCAGTGTGATTCGTTGGGTGACCAAGTTGTGCGGGGGGAATGATGCAACTCATGAATTGAGTGTCAGCCAAATGCAAATTTCAAGCTTGTACCACTTCTT is a genomic window of Coccidioides posadasii str. Silveira chromosome 3, complete sequence containing:
- a CDS encoding uncharacterized protein (EggNog:ENOG410PG1H~COG:K~BUSCO:9163at33183), with the protein product MDITTILNKNRSAVAAAAEAQLQHQLAQTAQIKSRSPSELGSEHDAQQPGRHSEPYHPAHQPIQLPTISQYHSPLHTNHHASMMRGDYAQNGHENMFRNMPTSNSGPGRGTGEPAPKSFHCQTCSKGFARRSDLARHERIHSGIRPHVCDWPGCGKQFIQRSALTVHTRVHTGEKPHMCDRCGKPFSDSSSLARHRRIHSGKRPYKCPYANCQKTFTRRTTLTRHQNHHTGTIEEAAAETEANLRQGKVVRPDGVYSETASPHGTASPAQRSSVSPRHELPPLHSHRQMGDYFMASSSLPPHLRDFQQASPRASPSTPSPTLSTFSAAHHPRPSLTSHPTSYGPPQPLEPPPNSGSRPGSVTGSPHMTTVGWASPSLNSVPSPGSVSAPEYTYPEPSGPPFAGGMPAHMYYPNSTIRRPQSTEPENYELKPKVEEPWATHA